From Paenibacillus graminis:
AACAGGAATCCACTGGATGTTCATCGATTGAACGTGATGCTGATAGATGAGGTGTCGAATGCTTTGGGCGCAGGTTACCTGCGATATGTATTATTTTTCAAGGGTACATAGACCGGTTGCGATCCCGCCGGAGAGGATGGTCAGGATGGAGTGGAGAAAGGTCTCTTTGGAGATCAGCAGGCCGCCGGCTCCAATAATCAGGGCATCTGTCAGAAATATGATGACTCCCAGATTGAGCGGAATGTAGCGTTTAATGAACTTGGCCAGCAGATCCGTACCGCCGGTACTCGCTTTGAACCGCAGCATAAGCCCAAGACCGGTGCCCATCAGGAAACCGCCAATAATTGCGCTGGAAATTGATCCAAGCTCTACATAATACAGGAAGTAATATTGAAGCGGGCCGATAAGCTCAATCATAAAGGAGGAGACTAGGAGCCCCAGCACACTGCTGTAAAAAATATCCCGCTCCTTAAGCCAGGCAAGCAGGAAGACGGGAAGACTGCACAGGATGATGGCCAGTCCGATTTTTGCCCCGGAGATATAATTAATTATGAGGGCAATGCCGATAATTCCCCCATCAAGTATTTTGTAAGGAACCAGAAAGAAGTTCGTGCCTGTGGCGATCAGCAAGCTTGCGAGAAAGATAACGGCATACTTGGGGATAGCGTGCATATTCAACATCTCCAGACCTAAGGCATGTCTTCGCCTACAACATGTCTTAATGAATATGCGTTCATATGGAAAAAAATAGCTAAAGCGAAAAAAAAACCTGCTGCGCAGGATGATTCGACATAAACGAATCCAGTTTCTTCAGTTAGCAGCGGCGCATATCCTCCAATTGCCGTTAAGAACTCCTATTACATACCTCTCTCTCTAAAAGGATGAACGTGATATAGCATGTCTAGCAACAGCGGTTTTATTCGAAGACGATGCCTTATGAAAAGCATACTTGAAATTTACAGCAGGGCAGGAGTGATACGAATGAGCTTTATCTATAAAGTGCTGGTGAGCGATATGGAACTGCTGGCAGCCGCGTTGTCTGAAGTCAATGTAACCGTAGCCGTAAAAAGCGGAGCGGGGGTTGTGGAGCCCGGAGGGCCGATCAGGGCCTATACTCCTAATTCCGTCCGTATCCGGGGATTGTCCTACAACCGGGAGCTGCATGAATTCCGGGTAACCTTAGAGTGGAAGGAACAAAATTAGAGCAGCCCCCAGCTCTGGAAGCAGCCTGGCTGGCCGGAATATTCCGTGACCCGACGCCGTGTTTAGCGGGAATAGCGTTTGCGGAAGCGCAGGGGGGAAATGCCAACCTTGCGGGCAAACCGCCGCGAGAAATAGGCCGTGCTCTCAAATCCGGTGCGTTCAGCAACGCTGGCGATGGGGATTTCTGTCTTAAGCAGCAGCAGTTTAGCCTGCTCCAGCCGGTAATCAGTTAAATATTCCATCGGGGTCAGCCCGTAGACCCGTTTCATGCAGCGCGCCAGATAGTTATAGTGGAAATGCAGCGCGTCCGCCAGGCTGACATTCGTCAGCGGCTCTGTATAGTGATTGCGCAAATAGGCTTCAGTCTGTTCGGCAATCTCCGCACCAGGGCTTCCTCCGGCATCCTGCTGGCCAAGATCCAGCATCCGCAGCATGTCCTCAAAGATCCGCTGCTGCTGCCATACGGCGCTGGAACGTCTTCCCCGGCTCAGTTGCAGCAGCAGCTCTGCTTGGCCGCTTCGCTCAAAAGGATCAGGCAAGGAACCGAACTGCGGTACACGGATGGTATAAGGATAAGTAAGGAACTTCTGGAAATGCTCTTCCCGGCTGGCATATACGGGATCACCTTCGGCCTCAACCCATTCGGCTACGGTGTGAAAATGCAGCCATACGAAGGAGGTCGTGTCCTCGCAGGGTTTAACCGAGTAGTGGTAGCGGTCCGGCAGAAGAAGCAGGGTATGCCCGGCCGGCACGGCCCACTGTTTATGCTCCTCGCCAATGAACAGGCAGCCCTGTTCAACAATCAGCAGATCGAATTTCCCCATGCGGGTGCGGTTGGGATGCTGATCCCCCGGCTGATAGACGGTACGGTCGCCCT
This genomic window contains:
- a CDS encoding YitT family protein encodes the protein MHAIPKYAVIFLASLLIATGTNFFLVPYKILDGGIIGIALIINYISGAKIGLAIILCSLPVFLLAWLKERDIFYSSVLGLLVSSFMIELIGPLQYYFLYYVELGSISSAIIGGFLMGTGLGLMLRFKASTGGTDLLAKFIKRYIPLNLGVIIFLTDALIIGAGGLLISKETFLHSILTILSGGIATGLCTLEK
- a CDS encoding helix-turn-helix transcriptional regulator; the protein is MTFNPSYIHLAAPPFPYFLEGDRTVYQPGDQHPNRTRMGKFDLLIVEQGCLFIGEEHKQWAVPAGHTLLLLPDRYHYSVKPCEDTTSFVWLHFHTVAEWVEAEGDPVYASREEHFQKFLTYPYTIRVPQFGSLPDPFERSGQAELLLQLSRGRRSSAVWQQQRIFEDMLRMLDLGQQDAGGSPGAEIAEQTEAYLRNHYTEPLTNVSLADALHFHYNYLARCMKRVYGLTPMEYLTDYRLEQAKLLLLKTEIPIASVAERTGFESTAYFSRRFARKVGISPLRFRKRYSR